One Oryza brachyantha chromosome 3, ObraRS2, whole genome shotgun sequence DNA segment encodes these proteins:
- the LOC102717878 gene encoding myosin-binding protein 1-like isoform X2, with product MAVNARARSPDFARQFWPVLCHALSECCLIIMLFVTAVVSFTATRFARIRSLRSPCILCSRLDRLLHGKAWFSEDLICAAHRLEISHLVYCQSHNKLANSEDLCERCLLSCAGLDGNPSNLKSMRNKDKVNSRQRYRHSHLCSCCSEPFKKAHHAHKLSKRANGMVPDNDVNTVKERSIDMTSVGHSSDEGSADLSYGGYRKLNACHDSESEIRILDDDDDGNSMIDKATQRSKDLSFYDLQLQPMIRSTNSLPMHPSENVVLEEPMNITPPVPVNPATSTDYVATSTNLVSSEKSSEHAVGQGLGDINWSKDNVSANNHEVQAKIAPEQVCAELPKEKRMSSPLDARVNRNSSTKSASGGRSNLQSPRWSEIMSSKDNDSRTHEEVKTFLSHMSSARGLDGPWSEVAASPRITQINESKQFLERNYSNLEPFDVHVTSEDEGESSLESLKQKVEFGRKKMSILYKELEAERSASAVAASEAMAMINRLQVEKASMHMEALQYLRMMEEQADHDQEAIERLNDLLTEREKEMLDLEAELENYRRLHEPFDCKFDSTNGDMASGLLDSSDFMRDTMFDFEDEKANILESLSRLEETLGMSSTNGHDFGGTNDSLQNRSLLPLEHLNGELVSSEQIDENQRVDFGSCSRLDDGNINSMASVKHEISLLNTRFMALEADQKFLKQILSSLKCSNDGVECVQEITTHLRELRRIMTEQRETAVL from the exons CAAGGTTTGCACGCATCAGGAGCCTTCGGTCACCATGCATTCTGTGCTCAAGGTTGGATCGGCTCCTACATGGCAAAGCCTGGTTCTCTGAAGATCTGATCTGTGCTGCACACAGGTTGGAAATCTCGCATTTGGTGTATTGTCAGAGTCACAATAAGCTTGCAAACTCTGAAGATCTGTGTGAAAGGTGCCTACTTTCATGTGCTGGTTTGGATGGTAATCCCAGTAATCTGAAAAGCATGAGAAACAAGGACAAGGTTAATTCTCGACAAAGGTATAGGCATTCACATTTATGTTCTTGTTGTTCAGAGCCGTTTAAGAAGGCACACCATGCACACAAGCTATCTAAGCGTGCAAATGGCATGGTTCCAGATAATGATGTGAACACAGTGAAGGAGAGAAGCATAGACATGACTAGTGTAGGGCATTCTTCAGATGAAGGTTCTGCTGACTTGTCTTATGGAGGCTATAGAAAACTGAATGCCTGTCATGATTCAGAGTCTGAGATCCGCATCTTGGATGACGATGACGATGGCAACTCAATGATCGATAAAGCTACACAGAGAAGCAAAGACCTCTCATTTTATGATTTGCAACTGCAACCCATGATCAGGAGCACCAACAGTTTGCCCATGCATCCTTCTGAGAATGTTGTTCTTGAAGAGCCGATGAATATAACTCCTCCAGTGCCAGTGAATCCTGCAACAAGTACTGACTATGTGGCCACCAGCACCAATCTTGTTTCCTCAGAAAAATCTTCAGAGCATGCTGTTGGACAAGGCTTGGGGGATATTAACTGGAGCAAGGACAATGTAAGTGCCAACAATCATGAAGTGCAGGCGAAGATTGCGCCTGAACAGGTTTGTGCAGAGCTTCCGAAAGAGAAAA GAATGAGTTCACCTTTAGACGCCCGTGTGAACCGCAACAGCAGTACGAAGAGTGCTTCTGGTGGTAGAAGCAACCTTCAATCTCCTCGATGGTCTGAAATAATGTCGTCTAAGGATAATGATTCAAGAACTCATGAAGAAGTGAAGACATTCCTGTCCCATATGTCTTCTGCACGAGGCCTTGATGGTCCTTGGAGTGAGGTGGCCGCTAGTCCCAGAATCACACAGATTAATGAAAGCAAACAATTTCTCGAGAGAAACTACTCAAATCTGGAACCATTTGATGTCCATGTTACTAGTGAAGATGAAGGTGAAAGCTCACTCGAAAGCCTGAAGCAGAAGGTTGAGTTTGGCAGGAAAAAAATGAGTATCCTTTATAAGGAGCTTGAGGCAGAGCGCAGTGCTTCAGCTGTGGCAGCAAGTGAAGCAATGGCTATGATCAACAGATTGCAGGTAGAAAAGGCTTCAATGCACATGGAGGCACTTCAGTACCTCAGGATGATGGAAGAGCAGGCTGATCATGACCAAGAAGCCATTGAAAGGCTGAATGACTTGCTTAcagaaagggagaaagaaatgcTTGATCTGGAAGCTGAGCTTGAGAATTATCGGAGGCTTCATGAACCATTTGATTGCAAATTTGATTCTACTAATGGAGATATGGCATCTGGACTCTTGGATAGCTCAGATTTCATGAGGGATACCATGTTTGATTTTGAGGATGAGAAGGCAAATATTTTGGAATCCTTGAGCAGATTGGAGGAAACACTGGGCATGTCTTCCACAAATGGGCATGATTTTGGTGGCACAAATGATAGTCTACAGAATAGGTCACTATTGCCTTTGGAACACTTGAACGGTGAACTCGTTTCTTCTGAACAAATTGATGAAAACCAACGTGTTGATTTTGGCTCGTGTTCTCGCCTAGATGATGGCAACATCAATTCTATGGCGAGCGTCAAACATGAGATTTCACTTCTAAATACTAGATTCATGGCACTTGAAGCAGATCAAAAGTTTCTCAAGCAGATATTAAGCTCTCTTAAATGTAGTAATGATGGAGTAGAGTGTGTTCAAGAGATAACAACCCATTTGAGAGAGCTGCGGAGAATCATGACCGAGCAAAGAGAGACAGCAGTTTTGTGA
- the LOC102717878 gene encoding myosin-binding protein 1-like isoform X1, with protein MAVNARARSPDFARQFWPVLCHALSECCLIIMLFVTAVVSFTATRFARIRSLRSPCILCSRLDRLLHGKAWFSEDLICAAHRLEISHLVYCQSHNKLANSEDLCERCLLSCAGLDGNPSNLKSMRNKDKVNSRQRYRHSHLCSCCSEPFKKAHHAHKLSKRANGMVPDNDVNTVKERSIDMTSVGHSSDEGSADLSYGGYRKLNACHDSESEIRILDDDDDGNSMIDKATQRSKDLSFYDLQLQPMIRSTNSLPMHPSENVVLEEPMNITPPVPVNPATSTDYVATSTNLVSSEKSSEHAVGQGLGDINWSKDNVSANNHEVQAKIAPEQVCAELPKEKTFLVGIEEVGDSAGVSWSPDEETAKGFVASANAGMSSPLDARVNRNSSTKSASGGRSNLQSPRWSEIMSSKDNDSRTHEEVKTFLSHMSSARGLDGPWSEVAASPRITQINESKQFLERNYSNLEPFDVHVTSEDEGESSLESLKQKVEFGRKKMSILYKELEAERSASAVAASEAMAMINRLQVEKASMHMEALQYLRMMEEQADHDQEAIERLNDLLTEREKEMLDLEAELENYRRLHEPFDCKFDSTNGDMASGLLDSSDFMRDTMFDFEDEKANILESLSRLEETLGMSSTNGHDFGGTNDSLQNRSLLPLEHLNGELVSSEQIDENQRVDFGSCSRLDDGNINSMASVKHEISLLNTRFMALEADQKFLKQILSSLKCSNDGVECVQEITTHLRELRRIMTEQRETAVL; from the exons CAAGGTTTGCACGCATCAGGAGCCTTCGGTCACCATGCATTCTGTGCTCAAGGTTGGATCGGCTCCTACATGGCAAAGCCTGGTTCTCTGAAGATCTGATCTGTGCTGCACACAGGTTGGAAATCTCGCATTTGGTGTATTGTCAGAGTCACAATAAGCTTGCAAACTCTGAAGATCTGTGTGAAAGGTGCCTACTTTCATGTGCTGGTTTGGATGGTAATCCCAGTAATCTGAAAAGCATGAGAAACAAGGACAAGGTTAATTCTCGACAAAGGTATAGGCATTCACATTTATGTTCTTGTTGTTCAGAGCCGTTTAAGAAGGCACACCATGCACACAAGCTATCTAAGCGTGCAAATGGCATGGTTCCAGATAATGATGTGAACACAGTGAAGGAGAGAAGCATAGACATGACTAGTGTAGGGCATTCTTCAGATGAAGGTTCTGCTGACTTGTCTTATGGAGGCTATAGAAAACTGAATGCCTGTCATGATTCAGAGTCTGAGATCCGCATCTTGGATGACGATGACGATGGCAACTCAATGATCGATAAAGCTACACAGAGAAGCAAAGACCTCTCATTTTATGATTTGCAACTGCAACCCATGATCAGGAGCACCAACAGTTTGCCCATGCATCCTTCTGAGAATGTTGTTCTTGAAGAGCCGATGAATATAACTCCTCCAGTGCCAGTGAATCCTGCAACAAGTACTGACTATGTGGCCACCAGCACCAATCTTGTTTCCTCAGAAAAATCTTCAGAGCATGCTGTTGGACAAGGCTTGGGGGATATTAACTGGAGCAAGGACAATGTAAGTGCCAACAATCATGAAGTGCAGGCGAAGATTGCGCCTGAACAGGTTTGTGCAGAGCTTCCGAAAGAGAAAA CTTTTCTGGTTGGTATTGAGGAAGTCGGTGATTCAGCGGGTGTTTCATGGAGCCCTGACGAGGAAACCGCTAAGGGTTTTGTTGCTTCTGCAAATGCAGGAATGAGTTCACCTTTAGACGCCCGTGTGAACCGCAACAGCAGTACGAAGAGTGCTTCTGGTGGTAGAAGCAACCTTCAATCTCCTCGATGGTCTGAAATAATGTCGTCTAAGGATAATGATTCAAGAACTCATGAAGAAGTGAAGACATTCCTGTCCCATATGTCTTCTGCACGAGGCCTTGATGGTCCTTGGAGTGAGGTGGCCGCTAGTCCCAGAATCACACAGATTAATGAAAGCAAACAATTTCTCGAGAGAAACTACTCAAATCTGGAACCATTTGATGTCCATGTTACTAGTGAAGATGAAGGTGAAAGCTCACTCGAAAGCCTGAAGCAGAAGGTTGAGTTTGGCAGGAAAAAAATGAGTATCCTTTATAAGGAGCTTGAGGCAGAGCGCAGTGCTTCAGCTGTGGCAGCAAGTGAAGCAATGGCTATGATCAACAGATTGCAGGTAGAAAAGGCTTCAATGCACATGGAGGCACTTCAGTACCTCAGGATGATGGAAGAGCAGGCTGATCATGACCAAGAAGCCATTGAAAGGCTGAATGACTTGCTTAcagaaagggagaaagaaatgcTTGATCTGGAAGCTGAGCTTGAGAATTATCGGAGGCTTCATGAACCATTTGATTGCAAATTTGATTCTACTAATGGAGATATGGCATCTGGACTCTTGGATAGCTCAGATTTCATGAGGGATACCATGTTTGATTTTGAGGATGAGAAGGCAAATATTTTGGAATCCTTGAGCAGATTGGAGGAAACACTGGGCATGTCTTCCACAAATGGGCATGATTTTGGTGGCACAAATGATAGTCTACAGAATAGGTCACTATTGCCTTTGGAACACTTGAACGGTGAACTCGTTTCTTCTGAACAAATTGATGAAAACCAACGTGTTGATTTTGGCTCGTGTTCTCGCCTAGATGATGGCAACATCAATTCTATGGCGAGCGTCAAACATGAGATTTCACTTCTAAATACTAGATTCATGGCACTTGAAGCAGATCAAAAGTTTCTCAAGCAGATATTAAGCTCTCTTAAATGTAGTAATGATGGAGTAGAGTGTGTTCAAGAGATAACAACCCATTTGAGAGAGCTGCGGAGAATCATGACCGAGCAAAGAGAGACAGCAGTTTTGTGA